Genomic segment of Salvia splendens isolate huo1 chromosome 12, SspV2, whole genome shotgun sequence:
AGGAATATCAGGGTACCTACATATAAAAGTATTCAATTGAATTCAATCAGAACTAAGCCCGAATGGGTGATattaaaagaaaagtaaagatAGGTACCCATGAGCAGTGTCTGATACAACGGTTGCTTCAGCGATAAGGAGGCCGCCCTTGGTTGCTCGCTGAGAGTAGTACAAGGCGGCATGTGGCTGTGGGACGTTGTTGTATGACCTATCCCGAGTTAATGGTGCTAATACTATCCTGTTCATCAACGCAACACCACCCAAATAAtgagaaacacacacacatagagagacaaaaaaAGGAGTAATTAATGAAGAAATGAAACCTGTGGGAGAGGGCGAATTCTCCCATTTTGTATGGGGTGAGCAAAGGAATAGCATCAGTATCTTCAGCTGCCATGACTCTGAATTTGATCTCTTaactttgtttttgttttttgttttgtttgtgtaaaatatatgcatgaatgAGTATTTATATAGATGCATGAGGCAGAGGGAATTGCGTAGGCCATTACATCATTGGTGTTGTTAGGAGTCATTTTTGAAGTCAGAAAGGGGAATTACATGTTGAATAAATAAGTCCACAactcattcaagttttgaatatCTAATTGTGCTGGCTGAATCTGAATATGCATTAAtcagaaaataaaattcaagttttgaatgactGAATTGATTTTGTTTTCCTCGTTAAATaatctaaattataaaaaaaatatcatttttattggTTAGAGCGGCAGATATTTACtttcttttattaaaatattagcctggaatttttttttatgaatttatcCAATCCTACTCatgttgcgggttaatcggacGCGGATAGTCgaattgtgatttttttctgACCAACCCTAATCAGAGTAAAATTAACTAGTTAATCTGATTGAAAGAGCATAACCTCATTGTACCTGGACTCTATTTACAACCATATGCTTGACTTGATCGAGTGCATTTAGGAGTCCCAAATTTTATGGTAACAAAATGAAACACGATTAATAAATACTCTATTTAATGCCTTCTTtagagatgctcaaaggaataTTATTTCTCTAAGCACACGGAGTACTACTGGATAAATAAAGATTAATGAAGAATTGAGAAAAATAACTAAAAGTCAATGTACATTTAAAAATAATCCTAGCCTAACAAATTTcacttaataaaatgatatcACACAAAAGTTTACATAAATACttagaattaattaatttgtaatataacaaattaattttgttagaAAGGTTCTCAAATAGGAGTATATTATTCTAAATATGgaaattatatttgaatttgagttgttttattgattttttaaaaaaaaagacaaaaaaaggTATTCGGATATTGGGTAGACGTAAAAACCGTAATTGCAGGCTGCTGTAATCATTCCCCAGCAGAAACAAGATATTTCTCGattagagagagaattcaactGAGAGAGATATGAGCGAGATCTGTAGCGACAGAGTATTCCGGCTCCTGGCATTCTTTGCTTCGATTGctcatttttttgtttcagGTTTCCTCTTCTTTAGATCTCAATGTCAtagtatactttaatttttttgaagttATGTGTGATCATATCAGATTCCTTCTATGCTTTTTTTTCCTTCTACTTCTAGCGTTTATGCTTGGGTTAAtctgtattttatttgttactactatattttattccGTTCTGTCGTTTTCTGGGTTCATTTATCAGGTTGTTATTTGTACTGAATTTTGGTACGGTGgtggaaattgtttaattattctgCTTTGTTGcgctttttattttaaatttgcgGGTTTTGGGGATATAATTTGGTGTTGTGTTGGTGCGAATTTGAGAAAACTGAAGAGGAAATTACTCTGTGATAGATTTCTCCTAAATGGTATCTTTCTGTTAAATATTATCCTGGAGATGTGTGAAGTCTAAAGGATATTTTATCTTAGAGATGCAAAAGTTTCATTCAGCTGTGAACAGATGAATGAAGTAGGACAGGATTACTAGTTTTTTCTCACGTGTAATTCTCTGTTTAGAATATTGTTTCggtaagaatttttttttgcataataGCAATAGTTATGCATCTTATGTGTTCTGCTAGCTGGGATTGTAGATTTTTGGTTGTGAAAAATGGAATGGAAACTTTCGAGGGAGTACTGAAATATCGCCCCCTTGTCCTAAGAGCTGTTGAAATATTCTCCAGAAGTTGGTCAGTTTGGCTAGTGCATGGACATAATTAAAGGCCAATATGTGACCTGGAATGAGATTGGCATgacatatttcacttttttatatgAAAGAAGTGCAATTGATTATCAAACTAACTTCCTTGTAATGTACAATATACAGCAGTTTATGCTTTATGATTTGAGGGTAGCTGTCATGGAAGTGTGTGACTGTTGGAGGTGATACACCAGTTGTTGAAGAGGCATTGGAGATTCAGTTTCAAGAAAACTAACTAGAAAAACATGAAAGCAAAGGAATGTCAGTATGTGAATCGTGATATAGTGACTACTAGTGAGTGAATGGTTGAAGATATTGATTGAGTTGATGGTCTTTCTAAGATGCTGAATGTCGAGCTAAGGAAAAATGATAATGCTCATATTTAGCTATCTCATCATATTTGTAGATGAAATTTATCATTAGTTCTCAGTTGTGGGGTGAATGAAACCCGACACATAAAACAATTAGTAAAAGAATCGAAAAGGCTTTTGCTGTACCACTCGAATCATATAGGATTTTCACTAATGGATAGTTGAAGTGAGGCTATGTGGAACAAAAGGGCATGCAAGAGAGATTGATGGAAGTGATTGTGATTAAGCATTTAGGACTGAGTGAACTATTTTGTATCTCAAATAACCATAGGCTGTATTTGATCTTTCCAACATTTGCCAGACATAAGATTAAACCAAACATCCATGCCTTGTTATGGACATTTGGTATAGAGGGAACTGTTCGTTAAGGGTTTAGAACATGATGTCAAAGAAAGTTGTACCCTATGTAAGTTTGGCTTCAGACATGAATGGATCAGAGGAAGACAATGTCCTCTGACGGAGGCAATAATGTTCCTTTACTGGAATTGCTTATCAATCAACTGTTGATGCTTTATTTGACTACATGGATGTccttgttgatattttaatttgtatatgTACTGAATTTTCTGAACAATCTGTTGCCTAAATAAGAATTTGATAGATATGAAGGTATAGATGTTAATTCTTAAAAcatgatgttttttttttcacttcaatTTTCCCAAGTTTTTCTTCAGaaaaagtttatttatttatttattgatttatttatttttctttctttctagcAATCGCAAAAGAGTCTTGTCCTTTTAGTTATTGACTCGGAACTGAATGATAAATCTTCTATGCAGCCTATTCTGATGACTTGTCATCttcaaaaaatgaaacaaaagcAGAACATCCTCGTGGTAGCAATGGATCAAAAATAGCGATTATAAGTTTGGTGTTAGTAGTAGCTGCTCTCGTATCATATCTCCTTTTCAAATTTTGGCAAAGAAAGAAACGTGATGAGCAGTATGCTCGTTTACTCAAGTTGTTTGAGGAGGATGATGAGTTAGAGCTTGAGCTTGGTCTTCGGGATTGAGCGTCGTTTgcttttgtgtttttatgtTTAATGAGGTGAGTATGATTTCTTATTTTAGCTTCTGGTAGTTTCACAAATTGTTTTATTGTGCTTTTCTTGCGTGGATTATTGTTGCTGCCACATAGCCTTGTCCAGGAAGCTGGTAGTTATCATTCAGATTTGTTTGGATAAATGCTCGATTTGGAAAATGCTATTTGGTTTTATTAATTGCTACTAGTCTACTTCTATAAGTAACTGGCTACAAAGTTTGTATATTATTCCGTTTTTATGCCACTTTGTCCAGAGCTGTTTCAAATTATCATTCCAAAATTAAGGCACATGGATGTTTATATCTTTTGCTTCTTCTCTTAGTTTTTAATTTGTGGTGGATGCATAAAGGACTCTAGATTCTATTGCCACTCTAGAATTTCAAGGACATTTTACCACTTGTTAGCTGACAATCTACATTCCTAATTAGCGTGAGATATGGTGGCTAAATCTACTCTGCTGCAACTTGGTTATCTGAGGAATACTACCTGATCATAAGTTGATGCTAGGTTTTAGGGTTTATAATGCAATGGCTGTTAGGAGTAATGGTTATGGCATATTGCGCGCGCGTGTGTGTGTGGTTtctttaatatattttgttgtGTGAAAGATATTTAAATGCTAAGTTCTAACAATTGTTTGCCAGATCACGCACCTAGACATATTAAATGATTATGAAATAGGTGATAGGTTTTTACCTTAACCTCTCACAGCATGTTCCATTCTTTGGGAACCTCCTATAAACAGAGATGATGTTGACTGTAtattttttggtttattttgtttctatcattggttttgattttgtttgCATGGCTTCATCAGTGGAGATTTATGAGGGGCGTGCTGGATATTTGGGCAGCTGAGAAGAGGGCAATGCGAACCCGACTTATTGTGAAGACAGATAGTAAGATATCCCAAACACATTTGTAAAGAGTTGTATCAGAATGACTGGGGCATAAATTGGAGGTATTCTTGTGTACAGACTGCTATACACATGATGATATACATTGTGCATATCTTTCACTAGTTTGTAATTGCAAATCGTGAGTGTATATTTTTACCTCTTTCCCTTGTGGAAAGCCTAGTCTTTGCGACTCTGCTGTTTATAATTATTGTCACAATTTTCTTTTATGTCCAATCAGTGCTACTTGCTCTTATGAGTCCAAATTTCATATTTACTGAACAGCCCTCTCATTCTTCAAATGAAAATAGCAAAGTGAAGAAATAACAATTGGATTGCAATTTAATGTAATTTAAAAAGTATGCACGAGGGGTTAATCGAATATCTTAATTGCggtgtaatttttattaaaagattTCTACACGGTGGAATAAAAAATCATTACATTATATGTGAttatcatatatttattttaatttatgggTTGGGGAATAGAATATTATTGATCGAATTTCTGGCCCTGCCTTAGCCCATGTGTATGAGGTGAAATTGTGAAGCATTAGACTAGACTCGTGCTAATTAATGTATAGTACCTTTTGAAGGAAATGAATGAAATCAAATTATGGAATGGAAATAAATTCACAACTTACCTATTTCTTTTTAGAGtatctaaataaaataaaataacccTTACATCCACAAGAGGATCTTTAATATAATTCTCAATAAATCCTAATTGTtgttttaaaataatagtagtatatccTTATTGTTAGGAAGCTTCTAATTGTCCATAAATTAAAGGCATTTGTTGAGATAAAATATACTCTTGTTGGTGTAATAAGTTCGTAAAAATCAGAATACCATTTGATAACTCTGATGATTTATACGTCTCCAGCCATATTACTCTACTTGCAGATATGTATAAGTTAAATTAAAACAGtaagatattttatttaatcttttTGATTTGAAATCATTCCTATTGAAGTTGGTGTTGTTCCACATTTGACAATTCATCGACACTTGTAACTGAGTTATCGATATTATAGAGTATAGAGTCAAacataatactccatccgtctcatattactcgcacttttcattttaggccgtaaatttaagattgattttttagtataattaaattagaatcttaagtgtaatgagacataatttaataaatggGCTCTTAccttaatctaacatattaattctaacttaaactataaataatatAAGTAGTTTGAAACGAGCCGAAATGAATAGTACAAGTAACATGAgataattctaacttaaactataaataatgTAAGTAGTTTGAAACGAGCCGAAATGAATAGTACAAGTAAcatgggatggatggagtacaaATAAAGCTAAACTGTGTAGTTTGAAAGAAAAATAATCAAACGTTGTGAACAATTTATACGTTTATTACTTAAAACAATTCACTCCAAAAATCATATTCCACAATTTTAAACGTGAAATTATTAAGttatgagaaagaaaacaaaattatttaagttTATTATTGAAGTGAGTCATATTTTGGATTTGGTACATTAGATTCACTATCAAAAGTCTTGAAGGTGAAtatcatgaattttaatataaaattaattgtgagtattataaattttaatgggAAATTGGttaagggcatccacagtggggcggacgataggccgcccaaTGCCTTgggcggccatcgtccgccactgtgggtgcgcgaatgatggacgatgcgtcgtcctcgcCCGACAGATAGTCTGCGgaggaagcgcggacgatagggcatcgtccgcccactgtgggcgacgcggacgatgcaacgcgtttttgtttttgttttatttttaaaattcgaaaaattcatttatataaataccccatacCCCACCTTCGTTTGTAACATTTTCATTCGCATTTACTctccgagcgctacaatgaggcgaagccgccgagcgcgtacaagcgccatagggagcagctccgcaagcactgtgATCAGGttaagaagcaagtcaacctgttcacGGCGAAGTACGAGAATtgctcgagggagcagggaagTGGCGAGAGCctgagcgacgtgcgcgatagagcgctgttgtcgtaccagtccatgtacggAATTATGCACACCGGTGCGACAAAAAGGACGAAGACCACTGACACTGGTTGTTACATGAGCAGCGAAAGCGGTgcatatccggtggacctcaaccggacatACACGGAGGATGAGAGTTCGGGCACACcgatttctaactcgtgtatttttttttaatcaatgtagtatttgtcgttttttagttaatcgttgtgttttttaattagtttacatttatatatttgaaaacatttaaactaattaataaaacaatagtaaaacctatagggcgtcccactgcaggtgaaaggatatgaggataaaatgctgacgcgGCGGTGTATAGgacgggctttagggcgcgccttagggacgccccactgctgataccctaactaattaaaaaactgaGACAAAATATACTTTAAATTATTACTAATGAATAATTAGCCGAAAGTAATTATTACAAATAAACATGGTTTAAGTattcatatttcatacaaaGTGCAGAGAAAGGAAAAAGTCTAGACATTGCATACACGCACAAAATCCTCTTTCGTCACTCCTCTCCTAggtttcttcttctctctctaactttCTTCTCTgctatctctctttctctctcctgcAATGGCTGTTCCGAAATGCGAATTTCACAATTAGGGCTCATGTGGGGAAATATAATTGATCGCTACTGAAAACCGCGTTAAGATGTAATTTTAGGGGGCTTTCAAGGGTTATCTCGACGGGAAATCGAGTTTGTTGCGGACTGCTTTTTTCTTGTAATTAAATCTAGAATTGGTGTTAGGGTTTTGTCGCGCATGAAGGGTCCGCTGGATCGAACGAAGGTGGTGCTGCGGCACTTGCCGCCCACGATTTCTCAGTCAAACCTCGTCGACCATATTGATTCTCGCTTCTCCGGCCGCTACCATTGGTTTTCTTTTCGCCCCGGAAAATCTAGGTAGGGTTTTACTTGCGTATATTCGCATGGGAATTGTGGTTGATTGGACTTGCCTTTTTCGTGGTTTGATTATTTAGCTCTTGTTAGGTGTGTATACATATGTATTTTTGTGGAGGTTGTCTGTTAGGTATCTGTTGCTTAGTTAAGCAGGAATGGGGGTGGGTATTCGATTGGTGGTGTGATATCTGCATACTTTCTGGTTCAGGTGTAGGAACTTTAAAACTTCAGATTATTGGTTCTTGTGccatttatgatttttttggaATCAAGTTTAGTTAGTAGTACTCTGCAACCACAGAAAAGTATTTGGTGAACTAAATAAAATGTGGTCTGCATCTATATATGCATTTTTCTTTCTTAGGGTGTTGTGCATTGATGAGAAATTTGTTACTTCATTGATATTTAGCTTTTGATGAGGAATTTAGTGCCTGTTGGTGCATTCTTCTAATGTTTCTGGGAAGGAAGCTGTCTGACTTGTTCACTGTTGGATATGGTTGTCATGGAAGGGTTGTTTTAGGACTTAGTGTTCAGTGGGACCATTGGGAATTTAAAAGTAACCACTTATTGCACATGGGCAATCTTTTACCTTATGGTTTGCTTGTATTGTATGGTAAAGACTATTCTCTAGTGAGGTTATGTTGTATTTTGTTATCATTGACCTCCACAAGTTGGGTGCTTGTAACTCACGTGCTATAGGGAAGTGGGGGTATCAGGATTCTTAGGTTAAAAAATTATTCTCTTGGAATTTATGTTTGTGTCTTTTGTGGTCTGACTTGCATTCGATACATAGAGAAAATTGTTTGATACGTAAGCTTGTCTCAGTCGTTGATTTCATGATTTAAGATGTGCCTCTCTGAATGTTTACATTTCTTCTCTGCAGCCCAAAGCATCTAAAATATGCTAGAGCTTACATTGACTTTAACAAGCCGGATGATGTAATTGAGTTTGCTGAGGTTTTTAAGGGGCATGTCTTTGTTAATGAGAAAGGTAATGTTCAGAACATTAACTAAAAAGTAGTACCCATGGTGAtctgttttttattatttaggcTTTTCCACCTTCGCTTCTTATGCTTTGTTACTCCTGTTTTTGGTTTGTTTTGACTAGTAATACCCAGCTTTTTACCGTGTTCTCTTCGTTATGAGAAACTAAATGTTTTTTTCTGACTGAGTGACCTTAATTTATCTCCTTAGGAACACAGTTTAGAACAATTGTTGAGTATGCTCCTTCACAACGTGTTCCGAAACAGTGGTCCAAGAAGGATGGCCGTGAAGGGACTATATTGAAAGGTAATACATGTCTGATCATCACATGCTACTGAATGCTATCCGACTTATTTTAATTGTAAACAAATATGTAGATCCTGAATACTTGGAGTTCCTTGAATTTCTTGCAAAGCCCGTGGAGAATCTTCCCAGTGCAGAGATACAGTTGGAGAGGAAGGAAGCAGAACGAGCTGGTCAGACTTATTAGATGTTATTCCATGTTGTGAATGCAACAAGCTTatatagaataaaaaatgaGCTTGTGTTGCCTGTAATATTTGGTTTTTTACATGAATCATTTGGCCTTTTTTCCTTTTAGGTGCTCCAAAGGAAGGTCCTATAGTCACCCCGTTAATGGACTTTGTTCGTCAGAAAAGAGCTGCAAAGGGTGGAGCTCGGGTAGGTCTCATCACTTTTTACTTGCAACAGGCTTTTCCTTTTCCCCTTGAGAAATATTGAAGAAGAAAAATCTGTTGGAAGTAAATGAATTATTTTCCCCTTTCTGTGAGAATATGACACGTTAGTATGTGGTGCGATTGGTGGCAAATTTATTATGCTTTTCCGGTTGCCCCTATCAAGGTTCTCTGATACTTCTTTTGCAGTGTGCAAGCGAAACATGCTTTTGTAGTGTAAATAGACCTTTGTCCAGCTCTGGCTAGCATGTTGTATGTTAGCTCTTAGAGGATGGAAGGAGCACAAGTGAACGTTGTGATATATAGAATATGAAAGTTACTTAGGCAAAAATTACCCTGAAGAATAATTCCTGACATAATAAGTTGGTCCTTGTGATTATGATATCATAGCAACTCTGACTTGTCATTGTTCTCAAGTTCTTTTTAAATACTTGATATGCTTTCACTTGAGGCAATGTTTTAGtcaaaatttttttctttttatttgttgatatgcttatattttgtttCTTATTTACTGTACTTCATACATTACACTTGAGATTAAAGTTTTGGCTTAGGTAAAGTTTTGTTGcaacttttcttattttttccttcattttctGCTCTGTGTGGTGGCTTAAATCCTCTGGACTGAATTGTTTGTATCTCTCATCCACAGCATTTCACTGAAATAATTTCTCAGTTGCTATCAgttatttttagatttttatcaCTAGTTGTATGGTCACTAACTTTGTTTCTGTCACCACTCCTTTTAGTATTACTTTTTTGGTATAATTTGTATGTACGTCTGATTTGTCTTAAAATTTGATAGAGGACTGTGTTGAATGGGAAGTCATCTAGAAGAGCTGGTGGAATGCCATCTAGAAATCCGGTCTCTGGTTCTTCAAAACGAGGCTCAGAGAAGAGGACATCTACTACCATGGTAACTAGATTCTTAGATGCGATTCTTGAGAGTGCTATTGATCGTAGTGTTGAGTTTCACACCCATTTACAGACATTATGGACAGTAATCTTGTTTTTGTCTTATACTGGATTGGGTATTTTAGCACTAACATCTCACTCTGTTATATATTGTACAGTATGTATTAAGGGACAGTTCCAAGATTCTGGGAAACAAAGATAAATCAACTTATTCATTGGCTCGCAAACAAGATGTTCAACAACTGAATGATAAGCCTATCAATTCAGGATCTATAACAGGAAATGAATTATTAGAAGGGGAAAATGGTATGTTCCTAATTTCTGTACCTGGATTTCATTGACGATGACATGCTCTTTTTATGTGCTAGATTATCCAATgtcattttgattttgaatttcttATTGTTGTACCGTAGTGAGGGATTTCGCATTATCTATTTGAGTATTTCAATACATTCTTTGTCATGGTTCCTGGCATGGTTTAATTCTTCTGATTGTATGTTTGATTCTGTAATGATTGTTATGGAAAGTCCAGCATTGAGTATTGGAATACAAACAGATACCAATCTTATGTGCAGATAATGAATCAATTCTTGAAAGTAATGATACATTCTAGGTTACTTGGTTTTTGCATGTGAAAAGACTAGGAAGAGGACTAGGAACATATATGCTCTGTCAAAAGACTAGGaacataaatataaacaaatggAGCATGAATGCTATA
This window contains:
- the LOC121758872 gene encoding regulator of nonsense transcripts UPF3-like isoform X2: MKGPLDRTKVVLRHLPPTISQSNLVDHIDSRFSGRYHWFSFRPGKSSPKHLKYARAYIDFNKPDDVIEFAEVFKGHVFVNEKGTQFRTIVEYAPSQRVPKQWSKKDGREGTILKDPEYLEFLEFLAKPVENLPSAEIQLERKEAERAGAPKEGPIVTPLMDFVRQKRAAKGGARRTVLNGKSSRRAGGMPSRNPVSGSSKRGSEKRTSTTMYVLRDSSKILGNKDKSTYSLARKQDVQQLNDKPINSGSITGNELLEGENGGTGSTGSGKKKILLLKGKEKEIPNVSGGSLMQQNTASPDKTAAPKHNQQREASGKIIRSILLSRDTRQNQPSLGPQSELPIQSSTQERDKKPPRPPSVQSLQKDTNGAPEDKLVSNDLHVLPTEKQGRRGRNKDRPDRGVWTPLRRSDGLHSSDESLSLPASQTSETGDAAEGTHVESKQDMLVTRGGDFRPLGGGRGRHFSSDNGPYRHGIRRGSAYDVKEADGSSIVEGKSSKRGGSSGYGSNEKQVWVQKSRSAT